The region tgaaaaaaaatatatagaaactATGAATAAACTATTCCCCATAACAGTAAAAAAACTGTTGCGAAGAAATCCGACCACCGTGTCGGTCAAGTACGCATCTCTGTACCCGTGTGCGTGGATGCAAAGTCAAGCTAAATTGCAGACAACAGTGCCTTCTAGTGGCActatatgtaaatatttaaagttCCTTCCTTTCTTGAGCAGTCGACTATGTCTCTGTGGCACCACGTTGCCGAAATAGTTTAACATTAATATAAAGTGGtcaatgtaaaaaatgtcaattacgtaaataatattgaaaatacaaaaaaacaaaatgttacaTTAGGCTATGATTTATGAATATTTAAGTGGCCTGATTCGGGTGTCTGAATTCGGTCGTTTAATTCTATCTGTGACTCGGATCAAGATAAACTATGTATctctaaataaaatctaaaacaTGTTTCATTCAATAGGGTATACATAATTACTTTAGCCCTGATATCCACATTAACTGTGCGACCcacattatattttgtattccaTTTAGCCTCAACAGCGAATAAAGGGTAATAAAACAATGGTCCTCCGATTAATTTTATTGCTTTTCATGAAAGACGATAGCAGAGAAAAATTTAAATCTGCAATGTAGCACAGGCCAGCAGCTTTGTAACAGATAGAACATCACCTTCCAGTCCGCTGGTCAAATTGCATGGGTGAGAGTCATTTTATAGTTTATTAGTTAGTTTATTTATTATCCAAAGTTTGAAGCATCACATTTCAAACATGAGCAAATACAGAAAGCAGGTAACTAAAAGAGATCACTTGCATTTGCACTTTTGCATATCTTATGGAACTAACatatttttgaaaagaaaagcaacTAATTAAAATCGGTGTGGAATGAGTGCAGAAATAGATTTTATTATTCTGTTCCATTCAATTGCCAGATGTAAAAGCGTGCCGAACTGACAGAGGTAATTACTATAATACATCTTCGAAAGGTTTCCATATCTGAACACAATTTCAATAATCAAGTGCGGTGGTAGCAATTATTTATCAATAAAATTAGTTACAGTACTTAGAGGGGCGGGGACCAGCGCAGGTGTCCCTCTTTACTGTTTGTCATGCATGGaaacaatatctcaaaaccGGGATAGAACATTGTAATCGTTATTTCCATCTCCACTAAAAGATAATAAAATATCAGGCAGACACAAATGTTCCTGACCTGTAATCACCGGTAACAGCGTGAATTTAATGATGTTTTGGTCTACTGATCAAATTTACGCTTTACAAACAATGATTTTGCACCTGTGTGGTGAATTCGTAGGGACTCTTTTCAAAACAAAGCTATTTGAGTACATACAGCCActgcaaatgagaaataaagaaatgtcgCCTACTTTTAATTATGGGAGAAGTTCAGTCATCCATTTAATTTGCCGATTGCAgaccaaaacatattttattttaaggtttTTCACTAAAATTTCATAGTCCGATGGAGTGAACTGAGGTGTAGCCTAGATTTGTTCAAACATGAGTTTTCCATGTAGTTGGCCCATATACCTAAATTataggcttgtgtgtgtgtgtgtgtgtgtgtgtgtgtgtgtgtgtgtgtgtgtgtgggtgtgtgtgtgtgcgcgcacgcgcgCGTGCGTCGGCGCGCCCCAGTGTTGGGGAATCAAAATTTGTGTGAGAAAAAGACCTTGTTACATTTTACAGTTGTTGCATTTTAAGAAACCTAAACCTGCTGACTGTTAGTATCCAGCTTCGTGGTCATCTGTACCCGTTTACGTCCAGTGACgggtgcatttttttttttgccgtagATAAAATGTTTAGCCTGCCGTGTTTCATGTGtcaccatcatcattattattattataattataattattattaatagtaataataataataataataataataataataataataataataataataataataatcatcatcatcatcatcatcatcattattatgtttattattatgtttattatgaaACAATTCGGCCTATTCCAGAATAGGCTATACATTATGAATTTTGTGAATATATACAAGATTAGTGCAGGTGTGGACCGTATCCACAGTTACAAAATAACAACTGGCTTTCGCCCATtccaattttaaaaaaagtcgTGCAAACCTCTTCCAGAAACTAACATTTGTGCCATATCAATCTCCGTCGAAGTGTCCAAGTTCATACTTAACCAATGCATCGAACTACAGTGCTGTCAGAGACTGTGTTCTTTGGTAATGTTACAGTAGAATTCTGAACACTGCACTATGCTTCCCTCTACCGGACAACAATAGATGATCTGTGTTGTGCTGTACGCAATGACTGTGGGTACAACGTGGGAGCGTTGCATAAGGTTGCAGGAAGTGGTGCCGGCGGCTGTCGGCTCTGACAGCAATTTTGAACAGACAGCATGCACCTTCTATCGCCGGTGTAttccacacaaatacactcttCGTGATGCAGTTTTTAATCGCCGTATGCCGTGAGCTCGGGGGAAGAGCAGCTCGCATATCCCTGGCCTGTCCTTGGAAGTTAAACAGCCGTCAGTGGGCGTGTCATCATACGTGTTGCTCGTGTCCCTACACAGAAGAAAGGACTGCGTGCAAGCATAACATGCCTCACCTACGGAGACATATTGTGTTTCTCGCTggtggtcaaaaatccagacaCTACTGCACACGAAGTGACAAAGGCCCTACGAGTGGCAGTCATCCGGGCATCAGTGTGGTAGGGACGCCAAATCCAATCTCATTGatcagaaacaaaataatcttGTTTTTGATTCAGCTTTACTTGGACATTTCACCTGTGGAATTCGAAAAAGGAGCAAAGCAGGTATTGAAATTTAGCCACAAGTCGATGTGcgtattgttttttatttagtgcaAGATATTCCGCGCAGCTCAAACCTCAATTGTTGCATAAAGAGAGTAAATATACGCACAATTTGATATAAAAAAGTTGTAGTAGTGCtcaaagatttttatttttattttatttttgcagtcaTCCATGTAATGATATAGGGTACACATTGCAGAGTGAGATTAACCAATGGCATTTTTTCAGGCATTGGTCTGTGTGTCCAATCTATTGTCCCATGGCAAGTTTGAAGAGCTGAGGGATGTGATGTCAAATGAGGTACACTTCGACATGCAGAGGACCAATACACATAAAGGGAAATGCATATTCTGACTGTTATCTTATGTAAGAAAATACATGTACATAGCTGGTCTCCCTTCTCTTATTTTTCAGGTTGTTGAACATGCGAGGAAGAAGTACAAAACTCTTACAGAAACCGAAAGACAAAATCTTGCCATTGCATCTGATGACATCATTTTTCTGATTCCAGAAGATGTTTC is a window of Conger conger chromosome 1, fConCon1.1, whole genome shotgun sequence DNA encoding:
- the si:dkey-82o10.4 gene encoding m-AAA protease-interacting protein 1, mitochondrial; this encodes MQFLIAVCRELGGRAARISLACPWKLNSRQWACHHTCCSCPYTEERTACKHNMPHLRRHIVFLAGGQKSRHYCTRSDKGPTSGSHPGISVVGTPNPISLIRNKIILFLIQLYLDISPVEFEKGAKQALVCVSNLLSHGKFEELRDVMSNEVVEHARKKYKTLTETERQNLAIASDDIIFLIPEDVSLFYDTGGRRFCYVVMRFWHLSGAEVPEDPEGSRIFKLSEAEGDGPPKRILTAVYEFHRELTHGAPPDWTVTGIWHWKQLE